The segment ACGATAATAGTGTGTGACTGGATACCACATGCCGTTACCCACTACTACACTGAAAGGGCTACCTTTAGTTTAACTGTTTCCGATTACCCCGAGCATATACAGGGCATATTTCATCATAAATCGGTTTTTGGGATACCACCTCATGAACAACACACCGATGACAACTTGGAGTTTTTGTTACAAAAATATGTGGATAATTATTTTACCCCCTTGAGGGACCGATATACAGATACGACTGAAGATACTGGTAGAGGGGAAAATAAAATTCTTGATTCTGTAACTTGGAATAATAATACAGCAGACAGCGATATCACAGGATATAATAGAATAAGTTGGATTCTGGGGCAACAAGGAAAAATGGGAGAAGCTGTAGCTGCTCTTTACAACATAACCGAGATGATTAAATCAGATAGAGGGGAATACAGCAACATATCTGATAGATTTTATTCAGAGGGGAATACAGTTAGGAATTTGAGTATAATGGAAGAAGAGAGAGAAATGCTATTGGATGAATTTCGGCGAAATGAGCCACGCTATATAAACAGCGATTATTATATGGATATAACTGAATATAAAAGTGCTGCTGCCAAAGTTATTTTAGATATGCGAAGATGGTTTGTGGATGAAATAGAGAAAAAACTGAGTACATCTCATGTAGATAAAGCAGTTAATGAAATTGATAATCAACTCGAAAGCCACGATACTGGAAATTTTAATAGCTATCAAGATTATAAGAATACAACAGATAAGTATAAGGATTCTGTTGCAAATCTCGGCGATATTCAATTTGGCAGCCAGATGAAATTGAACAAAGAAAATGAGTGGAGTGAGAACATAACTTTAACTATAAGTTCAAAACCCAACTATTTCGATTTCAATAACCCTCCATCTGAAGAAGAAGGCTGGCAATTCAATATAAAAAATCTCTGTCTCTTTGGCCCTACAGGACTGCCTTTGCTCCCTACCCCAGTAACCCCCTGGATTGTTACAATAAATTCGTGGTATATTCACGTTGACGGGCACTGGGATACTTTTAAAGTGCTGGACAGCAGTGATGAAACACATGCAGATCCGTTGTTTGGGCATACTGGACAGATATATAACAGAGAGGAAAGCAAAGTTAAAGATAAGGTATGCTATAAGCAAGAAATTGGAATTTGCGAAAGATTGAATTTTGAATTTGACACTATGAGTTTGGGAATTGTTCCTCCTGGAAAATTACCAATTGGTGATTTATCTGGTGGGATTGATGAAGCTAATAACGTAGGTAGTTAAACTTAAAATAAAAAGGTGGAAACATGAAAAGGAAAGTAGTATGTTTGGGAATGACGACCTTGATGTTAGCAATGACAATAATACCAGTAGCTAATGCAGGTGAATGTGAATACGGCAAGGTTAAAGCATGGGCACGAACTTTGAACGAAAATGGAGAATGGGGAGAATGGCAGAATGCTACCGTTCATGAAACTTTGAAAGTTCATGAACCTTTTCAGGTGAAGGTAAAGGTTACTACAAAAGTAGATGTACCTTGGTTGGATATTTGGTTAGAAAGAGTGGGCACTACTGAAGCGTATGAGGTGATTGAGGGACCGAGCAGTATCGGACTGCGTGGAAAAACTATATTATTAGAAAATATTCAAGCAGGTTGGTCAAAAACGTATGAATGGACAATTAGACCCACAGGGAATTGGACAGAAGGGAATGCTGCCCTAAATATTCGTGCACAATTCAGCACCATGGAAGATGATAAATTCGTTGATTTCACCATCATCGCTGCCTATATTTCACCAGAAGAATGGCAGGGCGGCAATAATGGAAATA is part of the Candidatus Thermoplasmatota archaeon genome and harbors:
- a CDS encoding sarcinarray family MAST domain-containing protein, which codes for MKRKVVCLGMTTLMLAMTIIPVANAGECEYGKVKAWARTLNENGEWGEWQNATVHETLKVHEPFQVKVKVTTKVDVPWLDIWLERVGTTEAYEVIEGPSSIGLRGKTILLENIQAGWSKTYEWTIRPTGNWTEGNAALNIRAQFSTMEDDKFVDFTIIAAYISPEEWQGGNNGNNNGNSANGDRDGSIPGFAGIELLTSLLIAVGMASIFRKRK